A window of the Coleofasciculus sp. FACHB-T130 genome harbors these coding sequences:
- a CDS encoding zinc-dependent dehydrogenase, giving the protein MKAQVFRGVNQLSYEEVPTPEIAPDEVLVQVKVVGLCQSDIKKIRYPLYQPPRIFGHETAGVITSVGSEVTGWQIGQRVVVMHHIPCMRCDYCLNDNFSMCDVYKNVTTTAGFTPSGGGFADYVKVPGHIVRSGGLIPIPDNVSFEQASFVEPTNCCLKAVKKAQIAPGQTVLITGAGPIGLMFIMLVKYFGARAIATDLIPSRIEKALSVGAEAAFDPRDPDLSTKIKALTGGLGVDTTLLAVPSDKAFFQALDCTRRGGKILFFAEFPDEVEIPINPNILYRREIDLMGSYSSSYRIQNLAADIVFNQRIDVEALISDRYPLQNLAAAVEQAIAPTPETYKILIYPQIAE; this is encoded by the coding sequence ATGAAAGCACAAGTATTCAGAGGCGTCAATCAGCTCAGTTACGAAGAAGTGCCGACGCCGGAAATTGCACCCGATGAAGTGCTGGTACAAGTAAAGGTTGTGGGATTGTGTCAGTCTGACATCAAGAAAATTCGCTATCCTCTCTACCAGCCACCGCGCATTTTTGGTCATGAAACTGCTGGAGTAATTACTTCTGTAGGAAGCGAAGTGACTGGCTGGCAGATTGGGCAGCGAGTTGTGGTTATGCACCATATTCCTTGTATGCGCTGCGATTATTGCCTCAACGACAACTTCTCGATGTGCGATGTTTACAAAAACGTCACGACCACGGCTGGATTTACTCCTAGCGGCGGCGGCTTTGCAGATTATGTAAAAGTGCCCGGTCACATTGTCCGCAGTGGCGGATTAATTCCCATTCCTGACAATGTCAGCTTTGAGCAAGCGAGTTTTGTGGAGCCGACAAATTGCTGTCTAAAAGCAGTTAAAAAAGCCCAGATTGCTCCTGGTCAAACCGTTTTGATTACAGGTGCTGGCCCAATTGGGCTAATGTTTATCATGCTGGTGAAGTATTTCGGAGCCAGAGCGATCGCGACTGACTTAATTCCTTCTCGGATTGAGAAAGCTTTGAGTGTGGGGGCAGAAGCTGCATTCGATCCCCGCGACCCGGATTTATCCACTAAAATTAAAGCGCTGACTGGTGGATTGGGAGTGGATACGACTTTACTTGCAGTTCCCAGTGACAAAGCGTTTTTCCAAGCCCTCGATTGTACCCGTCGGGGCGGTAAAATTTTGTTTTTTGCTGAGTTTCCTGATGAAGTAGAAATCCCGATCAATCCAAATATTCTTTACCGTCGGGAAATTGATTTAATGGGTAGCTATAGTTCTTCTTACCGGATACAAAATTTGGCAGCAGATATCGTATTCAACCAGCGAATTGATGTGGAAGCATTAATTAGCGATCGCTATCCTTTGCAAAATTTAGCTGCTGCTGTGGAACAAGCGATCGCTCCCACCCCCGAAACTTACAAAATTCTCATCTATCCCCAAATAGCCGAGTAA
- the hetR gene encoding heterocyst differentiation master regulator HetR: MSNDLDLIKSLSPGAMDQIMFYLAFSAMRTGGHRHGAFLDAAATAAKCAIYMTYLEQGQNIRMTGHLHHIEPKRVKVIVEEVRQALTEGKLLKMLGSQEPRYLIQFPYVWMEQFPWQPGRSRIYSTNLTADEKRYLEEKLPNNLPDAQLINAFQFLELIEFLHSRSQEDLPEERRIPLSEAFAEHIKRRLIYSGTVTRIDSPWGLPFYALTRASYSPAEDEERTYIMIEDTARYFRLMKDWADRQLNVMRILEELDIPPDRIEAAMQELDMVIRDWADKYHRADGQPVLLQMVFGPKEE, from the coding sequence ATGAGCAACGACCTGGATCTGATCAAAAGCCTTAGCCCCGGTGCGATGGATCAGATCATGTTTTATCTGGCCTTTAGTGCGATGAGAACCGGCGGGCACCGACACGGAGCCTTCCTGGATGCTGCTGCCACGGCAGCAAAGTGTGCGATTTACATGACTTATTTGGAGCAGGGTCAAAATATCCGGATGACGGGGCACCTGCACCACATTGAGCCGAAGCGAGTCAAAGTCATTGTAGAGGAAGTTCGGCAAGCGCTGACTGAAGGGAAACTGCTGAAGATGCTGGGTTCCCAAGAACCTCGGTATTTAATTCAGTTTCCCTATGTTTGGATGGAGCAGTTTCCGTGGCAACCGGGGCGATCGCGCATCTATAGCACCAACCTGACCGCTGACGAAAAGCGATACCTTGAGGAAAAACTGCCAAATAATCTGCCGGATGCCCAGCTAATCAACGCTTTTCAGTTTCTAGAATTAATTGAATTTCTCCACAGTCGTTCCCAGGAAGACTTGCCAGAAGAACGCCGCATTCCTTTAAGCGAAGCATTCGCCGAACACATCAAGCGGCGCTTAATCTATTCCGGTACGGTAACGCGAATTGATTCTCCTTGGGGATTGCCCTTCTACGCCCTCACCCGTGCTTCCTACTCACCCGCTGAGGACGAAGAACGCACTTATATCATGATTGAGGATACTGCCCGGTACTTCCGACTGATGAAAGATTGGGCAGACCGACAGCTAAATGTGATGCGAATACTAGAGGAACTGGATATTCCACCGGATCGCATTGAGGCAGCCATGCAAGAACTGGATATGGTCATCCGGGATTGGGCAGATAAATATCACCGCGCCGACGGTCAGCCAGTGCTTCTACAAATGGTTTTTGGTCCAAAAGAAGAATAA
- the nirB gene encoding nitrite reductase large subunit NirB, whose amino-acid sequence MTGKKNLIVIGNGMVGHKFLELMIAKGAAQEWNLIAFCEEPRVAYDRVNLSSFFSGKTAADLSLVQPGLYQENGVEIHIGDKAVAINREEKTVTSANGITIAYDKIVLATGSYPFVPPIKGNDAKGNFVYRTIDDLEAMSSYAKNCQTGVVVGGGLLGLECANALKNMGLKTHVVEFAPRLMPLQIDDVGGSILRNKIEEVGVSIHTSKSTTEIVSIDGKVIKMTFADGEELETDMIVFSAGIRPRDEIARGCGLAVGDRGGIVINDSCQTSDPNIYAIGECALYQNRIYGLVAPGYTMASVAADILSKTGTSSFTGADMSTKLKLLGVDVASFGDAFAKSPGAKEIAITDSIQGVYKKLVLNEDGSHLLGGILVGDASAYGTLLQFVQNAIALPPHPEDLLMPPREGKSATVGMGVESLPDTAQICSCNNVSKEQICSAIQAGKLTDIASVKKCTQAGTGCGGCVPLVTDILKAEMKKAGIEVKNHLCEHFAYSRQELYHLVRSQKILTFEDLIQKHGKGKGCEICKPAVASILASTWNEYILEMPHVGLQDTNDYYLANIQKDGTYSVIPRVPGGELTPDQLIVLGEVAKDFGLYTKITGGQRIDLLGARVDQLPQIWQRLIDAGFESGHAYGKALRTVKSCVGSTWCRFGVQDSTTLAIEIELRYRGLRSPHKLKSAVSGCTRECAEAQSKDFGIIATENGWNLYVCGNGGMKPQHAVLLATDIDKETLIKYLDRFLMFYIRTANRLERTATWFNKLEGGIEYLKQVVIEDSLGICAELESEMQHLVNTYQCEWKATIEDPEKVKRFRHFVNSDQPDPGLVHVEERGQKRPAYDHEKVLVGISE is encoded by the coding sequence ATGACCGGCAAAAAGAATCTTATTGTTATTGGCAACGGTATGGTAGGACACAAGTTTCTAGAACTGATGATCGCCAAGGGAGCGGCGCAGGAATGGAACTTGATCGCATTTTGCGAAGAGCCGCGTGTTGCTTACGATCGGGTTAATTTGAGTAGCTTCTTTTCGGGCAAAACTGCGGCAGATTTATCATTAGTTCAACCAGGTTTGTACCAAGAAAATGGAGTTGAGATTCATATCGGTGATAAGGCAGTTGCGATTAACCGGGAAGAAAAAACAGTTACATCAGCGAATGGTATAACAATCGCCTATGACAAAATTGTTCTAGCAACAGGCTCCTATCCTTTTGTACCGCCAATTAAAGGGAATGATGCGAAAGGTAATTTTGTCTACCGGACAATAGATGACCTTGAGGCAATGTCATCCTATGCGAAAAATTGCCAAACTGGTGTCGTCGTTGGGGGTGGATTATTAGGTTTGGAATGTGCGAACGCTCTCAAAAATATGGGTTTAAAAACCCATGTTGTTGAGTTCGCACCCAGATTAATGCCACTACAAATTGATGATGTCGGTGGCAGCATCCTTCGCAACAAGATAGAAGAAGTTGGGGTTTCAATTCATACCAGTAAATCTACAACGGAAATTGTCAGCATTGATGGCAAGGTTATTAAAATGACCTTTGCTGATGGTGAAGAGTTAGAGACAGATATGATTGTCTTTTCTGCGGGAATCCGCCCTCGCGATGAAATCGCGAGAGGATGTGGATTAGCAGTAGGCGATCGCGGCGGGATCGTTATCAACGATTCTTGCCAAACTTCAGATCCAAATATTTATGCCATTGGAGAATGCGCCCTCTATCAAAATCGTATCTACGGCTTAGTCGCTCCTGGCTATACAATGGCAAGCGTAGCGGCAGATATCCTGAGCAAAACAGGGACGAGCAGCTTTACCGGCGCGGATATGTCCACCAAACTCAAACTGTTGGGAGTGGATGTTGCCAGTTTCGGGGATGCCTTTGCCAAATCTCCCGGCGCTAAAGAAATTGCCATTACTGATAGCATCCAGGGTGTTTACAAAAAACTGGTTCTAAATGAAGATGGTAGCCATCTTTTAGGCGGAATTTTAGTAGGAGATGCTTCAGCTTACGGTACGCTGCTGCAATTTGTGCAGAATGCGATCGCGCTCCCACCTCATCCAGAAGATTTGCTGATGCCACCCCGCGAAGGCAAGTCTGCCACAGTCGGTATGGGTGTGGAGAGTTTACCAGATACTGCCCAAATTTGCTCTTGCAATAATGTCAGCAAAGAGCAAATTTGTAGCGCTATCCAAGCAGGGAAACTCACCGATATTGCCAGTGTCAAGAAATGCACTCAAGCGGGGACAGGTTGCGGCGGTTGCGTGCCACTGGTGACAGATATCCTCAAAGCTGAGATGAAGAAAGCCGGGATAGAGGTAAAAAATCATCTCTGCGAACACTTCGCCTATTCCCGTCAAGAACTTTATCACTTAGTACGTTCTCAAAAAATCCTTACTTTTGAAGATTTAATTCAAAAACATGGAAAAGGTAAGGGTTGTGAAATTTGTAAGCCTGCTGTAGCCTCTATTCTCGCTTCTACTTGGAACGAGTATATTTTGGAAATGCCTCACGTTGGGTTGCAGGATACCAATGATTATTACTTGGCAAATATTCAGAAGGATGGAACTTATTCAGTAATCCCCAGAGTTCCCGGTGGTGAACTAACGCCAGATCAGCTAATTGTGTTGGGAGAAGTTGCTAAAGATTTTGGTCTTTATACCAAAATTACAGGCGGACAGCGGATCGATTTATTAGGTGCGCGGGTAGATCAATTACCCCAAATTTGGCAGCGGCTGATAGATGCTGGATTTGAATCGGGACACGCTTATGGGAAGGCACTCCGCACGGTCAAATCTTGTGTAGGTAGCACCTGGTGCCGCTTTGGGGTTCAGGATTCAACCACTTTGGCGATTGAGATCGAACTGCGATATCGAGGCTTGCGATCGCCCCACAAATTAAAATCAGCTGTATCCGGTTGTACCCGCGAGTGTGCTGAAGCTCAAAGCAAGGATTTTGGGATCATTGCTACCGAAAATGGCTGGAATTTGTATGTATGTGGCAATGGTGGAATGAAGCCACAACACGCAGTTTTGTTAGCAACAGATATTGACAAGGAAACGCTGATTAAATATTTGGATCGGTTCTTGATGTTCTATATTCGCACCGCGAATCGACTAGAACGCACTGCAACTTGGTTCAATAAGCTGGAAGGAGGCATCGAGTACCTGAAGCAGGTAGTTATTGAAGATTCTCTGGGCATTTGTGCTGAATTAGAATCAGAAATGCAGCATCTTGTCAATACCTATCAGTGTGAGTGGAAAGCCACAATTGAAGATCCAGAAAAAGTGAAGCGATTCCGTCACTTTGTCAATTCTGACCAACCCGATCCTGGTTTAGTTCATGTAGAGGAACGGGGGCAAAAACGTCCAGCTTATGACCACGAGAAGGTTTTAGTTGGTATTTCCGAATAA
- a CDS encoding NAD(P)H-dependent glycerol-3-phosphate dehydrogenase has translation MSDQNSSNSIKTIPLREAKGQNSKLTIAILGSGAWGTTLASLASQNGHHVRVWSRQSSLCLEAVLENAEIVLSAISMKGVGEVAANVQKAVSSKPIFVTATKGLDPVTTCTPSQIWQAAFPTRPVVVLSGPNLAKEIQQGLPAATVVASRDAAAASSVQAVFSSPSFRVYTNADPLGVELGGTLKNVMAIAAGTCDGLQLGTNAKAALLTRGLTEIIRIGNCWGAQPETFYGLSGLGDLLATCNSSLSRNYQVGYRLAQGKTLSEVLTELEGTAEGVNTASVLIQRADREEISVPISYQVYRLLKGEVTPLSAVEALMLRDSKPEYS, from the coding sequence ATGAGTGACCAGAACTCCTCTAACTCAATCAAAACGATTCCCTTGAGGGAAGCGAAAGGTCAAAACTCAAAACTCACCATAGCGATTCTTGGATCGGGCGCTTGGGGTACGACCCTTGCCTCTCTCGCATCTCAGAACGGTCATCACGTCCGTGTGTGGTCGCGTCAGTCTTCCCTATGCTTAGAGGCGGTTCTAGAGAATGCTGAAATTGTTTTATCCGCCATCTCGATGAAAGGTGTCGGCGAGGTTGCGGCGAATGTACAAAAGGCTGTCTCTTCTAAGCCAATTTTCGTCACCGCTACCAAAGGATTAGATCCTGTCACTACCTGCACCCCTTCACAAATATGGCAGGCGGCATTTCCGACTCGCCCAGTGGTCGTTCTATCGGGGCCAAATCTTGCTAAAGAAATTCAACAAGGATTGCCAGCTGCTACGGTGGTAGCCAGCCGGGATGCTGCCGCTGCCTCGTCGGTGCAAGCGGTGTTTTCGTCCCCCAGTTTTCGGGTTTATACCAATGCTGATCCTTTGGGAGTGGAACTCGGCGGAACGCTAAAAAACGTGATGGCGATCGCTGCCGGTACTTGTGATGGTTTGCAACTGGGAACGAATGCCAAAGCCGCTTTGTTAACCCGTGGTCTTACTGAAATCATCCGCATCGGCAACTGCTGGGGGGCACAACCTGAAACGTTTTATGGATTGTCAGGACTTGGTGACTTACTCGCCACCTGCAACAGCAGTCTCAGTCGCAATTATCAGGTTGGTTACAGGTTGGCTCAAGGTAAGACACTCTCCGAAGTTTTAACCGAGCTGGAAGGAACCGCTGAAGGGGTCAACACCGCTTCCGTGCTGATTCAACGAGCGGATCGAGAAGAAATTTCAGTTCCGATTTCTTACCAAGTCTATCGCTTGCTCAAAGGGGAAGTTACCCCACTCTCAGCAGTTGAAGCACTCATGCTAAGAGACAGCAAACCTGAGTATAGCTAG
- the lipA gene encoding lipoyl synthase, with protein sequence MAVKPDWLRVKAPQGERVGSVKEILRDLGLNTVCEEASCPNIGECFQAGTATFLIMGPACTRACPYCDIDFEKKPKALDPTEPENLAEAVRRLRLNHVVITSVNRDDLPDGGASQFVRCIQAVRATSPKTTIEVLIPDLCGNWGALETILQAAPEVLNHNTETVPSLYRRVRPQGNYQRSLELLHRTRELAPWVYTKSGLMVGLGETDAEIRQVMQDLRDVDCDILTIGQYLQPSQKHLKVDGFVTPAQFDAWRQFGESLGFLQIVSSPLTRSSYHAEQVRELMERYPRFKSYE encoded by the coding sequence GTGGCTGTTAAACCAGATTGGTTGCGCGTCAAAGCGCCTCAGGGGGAACGGGTCGGTAGTGTTAAAGAAATTTTGCGGGATTTGGGGCTGAATACCGTTTGTGAGGAAGCCTCTTGCCCCAACATCGGCGAGTGTTTCCAAGCCGGTACAGCGACATTCTTAATTATGGGGCCAGCCTGCACGCGGGCTTGCCCCTATTGCGATATCGACTTTGAGAAAAAGCCCAAAGCGCTTGACCCCACGGAACCAGAAAACTTGGCGGAGGCAGTTAGACGACTCCGACTCAATCATGTCGTAATTACCTCCGTGAACCGGGATGACTTGCCGGATGGCGGTGCGTCTCAGTTTGTCCGCTGCATTCAAGCGGTACGCGCCACCTCACCAAAGACGACAATTGAGGTATTGATTCCTGACTTGTGCGGCAACTGGGGGGCACTCGAAACAATCCTCCAGGCAGCGCCGGAAGTACTAAACCACAATACAGAAACGGTTCCCAGTCTTTACCGGCGGGTGCGTCCTCAAGGGAATTATCAGCGATCGCTCGAACTACTACATCGAACCCGCGAGTTAGCCCCTTGGGTTTACACAAAATCTGGTTTGATGGTAGGGCTGGGAGAAACTGACGCCGAAATCCGGCAGGTAATGCAAGATTTACGAGATGTCGATTGCGATATTTTGACGATTGGGCAATATCTCCAACCCTCCCAAAAACATTTGAAAGTCGATGGCTTTGTCACACCTGCTCAGTTTGATGCTTGGAGACAGTTTGGCGAGTCGCTGGGTTTCCTGCAAATCGTCTCCTCTCCCCTGACTCGGAGTTCTTATCATGCCGAACAGGTGCGGGAATTGATGGAACGCTATCCTCGATTCAAGAGTTATGAGTGA
- a CDS encoding transcriptional repressor: MSFYTATSLKAELNERGWRLTPQRETILNVFQHLPRGQHLSAEDLHELLHSEGEDISLSTIYRTLKLMARLGILRELELAEGHKHYELNQPYPHHHHHLICVRCNKTIEFKNDSILKTGTRTARKEGYHLLDCQMTIHAICPTCQRALLPI, from the coding sequence ATGTCTTTCTACACAGCAACCTCACTCAAGGCTGAACTGAACGAGCGGGGCTGGCGTTTAACTCCCCAACGGGAAACCATCCTGAATGTCTTTCAACATCTTCCCAGAGGTCAGCATCTTAGTGCTGAAGACCTCCACGAGTTGTTGCACAGTGAAGGTGAGGACATAAGCTTATCCACCATTTACCGAACCTTAAAGTTAATGGCTCGGCTAGGCATTTTGCGCGAACTTGAACTAGCGGAAGGACATAAGCATTACGAACTCAATCAACCTTACCCGCATCACCATCACCATTTGATATGTGTTCGGTGTAACAAGACGATTGAATTCAAAAATGACTCGATTTTGAAAACCGGCACCCGAACAGCCAGAAAAGAAGGGTATCACCTGCTTGACTGTCAGATGACAATTCACGCTATCTGTCCGACTTGTCAGCGGGCCTTACTACCTATTTAA
- a CDS encoding FAD-dependent oxidoreductase has translation MNELIEVDVLVVGGGTGGTAAAIQAARRGAKTMLVSEFTWLGGMLTSAGVAAPDGNELAAFQTGLWGEFLGELRSRQMGGLNNSWVSLFSYDPRIGAQIFADWVQELPNLDWVAGQVPLEVLRTGDRILGVRFADFTVRAKITLDGTELGDLLPLASVPYRWGWELQSEFGEPSAPLSPNELTQRYPVQAPTWVAILQDFGEEASAPEIPPPPSSFILLPSSFQGSWDLYGWEKFLNYGRLPGNLFMINWPLCGNDYGEGVGRLIESEVAWHQFLQESLWHTQSFVRFIQTKLGRRYGLATQIFPSPLTPKLNQNSIKTQNSVGGGGYALHPYYRESRRLVGLTTVREQDILPVAGGKVAPLPVDTAGEVNAIALGNYPNDHHYPNYNFLVKPKSIRWGGRWTGTPFTLPYTCLIPESVDGLLVCEKNISVSHIANGATRLQPIVMNIGQAAGMAAALCVQRSCQPRDLPVRVLQEALLQDERSPAAIFPLFNLPRDRTDWLHRQRDYLDRPDTYPSDGNCHYLEPQTPQDSKYIGNPSPFPKYRDGEEVGGSLEESASNSALFCGVFNRHAEQDYTFTLKEPTAGEEQTWIAIALRPEVDRELQTCLDRQMLSVRGYLNQSGKWLIVEKIIAPGSDRTHF, from the coding sequence ATGAATGAATTAATAGAAGTAGATGTCTTGGTTGTGGGAGGCGGAACGGGAGGAACCGCAGCTGCGATACAAGCTGCCCGTCGCGGTGCCAAGACAATGCTGGTGAGTGAATTTACCTGGCTGGGGGGAATGCTCACCTCAGCGGGGGTTGCTGCCCCGGATGGTAATGAACTTGCTGCCTTTCAAACGGGGCTTTGGGGTGAGTTTTTAGGGGAATTGCGTTCTCGGCAAATGGGAGGCTTAAACAATAGTTGGGTGAGTCTGTTTAGTTACGATCCCCGGATTGGTGCCCAAATATTTGCTGATTGGGTACAAGAATTGCCAAATCTAGACTGGGTTGCGGGGCAAGTGCCCTTAGAGGTTTTGCGAACAGGCGATCGCATCCTTGGCGTTCGATTTGCCGATTTCACCGTTCGAGCCAAAATCACCCTAGATGGCACCGAACTGGGAGACTTGTTGCCTCTAGCATCTGTGCCGTACCGCTGGGGATGGGAATTGCAATCGGAGTTTGGCGAACCCAGCGCCCCCCTTTCTCCCAATGAATTGACTCAGCGATACCCAGTCCAAGCTCCCACGTGGGTAGCAATTCTGCAAGATTTCGGTGAGGAAGCAAGTGCGCCGGAAATTCCCCCTCCTCCTTCATCTTTTATCCTTCTTCCTTCATCCTTCCAAGGTAGCTGGGATCTCTACGGTTGGGAGAAGTTTCTCAATTATGGGCGTTTACCGGGGAATCTTTTCATGATCAATTGGCCCCTATGCGGCAATGACTATGGGGAAGGAGTGGGGCGTCTGATAGAGTCGGAGGTGGCGTGGCATCAATTTCTTCAAGAGAGTCTGTGGCACACTCAAAGCTTTGTCCGCTTTATTCAAACTAAGCTGGGGCGGCGTTACGGCTTAGCAACTCAAATCTTTCCCTCACCCTTGACTCCCAAACTCAATCAAAACTCAATCAAAACTCAAAACTCTGTCGGTGGAGGTGGTTATGCGCTACACCCTTACTATCGGGAAAGCAGACGCCTTGTAGGACTCACGACCGTGCGAGAGCAGGATATCTTGCCAGTAGCGGGGGGCAAGGTTGCACCCCTACCTGTGGATACGGCTGGGGAGGTGAATGCGATCGCTCTCGGCAACTACCCCAATGACCACCATTACCCTAACTACAATTTTCTTGTTAAACCAAAATCAATTCGCTGGGGTGGACGCTGGACTGGCACTCCTTTCACCCTTCCCTACACTTGTCTAATTCCAGAGTCTGTGGATGGACTACTGGTCTGCGAAAAAAATATCTCTGTCTCCCATATTGCTAACGGTGCCACACGGTTACAGCCCATCGTTATGAATATTGGTCAGGCGGCGGGGATGGCGGCGGCGCTTTGCGTGCAGCGAAGTTGTCAACCCAGAGATTTACCTGTCCGAGTCCTGCAAGAAGCATTATTACAAGATGAGCGATCGCCAGCAGCAATTTTCCCTCTGTTCAATTTACCGCGCGATCGCACCGACTGGCTGCACAGGCAACGGGATTACTTAGATCGTCCTGACACCTATCCCTCTGATGGCAACTGCCATTACCTCGAACCCCAGACGCCACAGGATTCAAAATATATAGGCAATCCCTCACCCTTTCCGAAATACAGAGATGGGGAAGAGGTTGGGGGAAGCCTTGAAGAATCCGCTTCAAACTCAGCACTCTTCTGTGGTGTATTCAATCGCCATGCTGAGCAAGATTACACCTTTACTTTAAAAGAGCCAACTGCTGGGGAAGAGCAAACCTGGATAGCGATCGCCTTGCGCCCAGAAGTAGATCGGGAACTCCAAACCTGTCTCGATCGGCAGATGCTCTCTGTGCGGGGGTATCTCAATCAATCGGGCAAATGGTTGATTGTGGAAAAAATTATCGCTCCTGGGAGCGATCGCACCCATTTTTGA
- the nirD gene encoding nitrite reductase small subunit NirD: protein MVQALPIRQTISTWVDICPLSAIAPNTGVCALVEDQQVAIFRVGQETDVFALGNYDPFSKAFVLSRGILGDRNGIPKVASPIYKQNFNLLTGECLDDETVSVPTFPVRVVEDKVQVAISE, encoded by the coding sequence ATGGTTCAAGCATTACCGATTCGTCAGACAATTTCTACATGGGTTGATATTTGTCCGCTGTCAGCGATCGCGCCCAACACTGGAGTTTGTGCTTTAGTTGAAGATCAACAAGTGGCAATTTTCCGTGTGGGACAAGAAACTGATGTATTTGCGCTAGGCAATTACGATCCCTTTAGTAAAGCCTTTGTCCTATCGCGGGGAATTTTAGGCGATCGCAATGGCATTCCCAAAGTTGCATCCCCCATCTACAAGCAAAATTTTAACTTGCTCACCGGAGAATGCTTAGACGATGAAACCGTAAGCGTTCCTACTTTTCCTGTAAGAGTGGTGGAAGATAAAGTGCAGGTAGCTATTAGCGAATAA
- the sigC gene encoding RNA polymerase sigma factor SigC produces MPATPFYAETDTEFDSELPNYNFGSAVLNDDARPPVDDLDSPEMEGLDAEYGRLGEASLRATASRRTTDLVRLYLQEIGRVRLLGRDEEVSEAQKVQRHMRLLELRNDTANQADPVIQPYVHLIEVHDRLASQLGHRPSLERWATEAGIELSNLKPTLAAGKRRWAEVAGLAVEELERIQATGIRAKEHMIKANLRLVVSVAKKYQNRGLELLDLVQEGTLGLERAVEKFDPTKGYRFSTYAYWWIRQGITRAIATQSRTIRLPVHITEKLNKIKKAQRKISQEKGRTASIEDIGVELEMTPEQVREVLLRVPRSVSLEIKVGKEKDTELGDLLETDSISPEEVLMREALHRDLQQLLADLTSRERDVIRMRFGLGDGHPYSLAEIGRALDLSRERVRQIEAKALQKLRQPKRRNRVRDYLESLG; encoded by the coding sequence ATGCCAGCCACTCCTTTTTATGCAGAGACAGATACAGAATTTGACTCCGAGTTGCCAAATTACAACTTTGGGTCTGCCGTGTTGAACGACGATGCTCGACCCCCGGTGGATGATCTCGATAGCCCTGAGATGGAAGGTCTAGATGCAGAGTACGGGCGACTCGGCGAGGCATCTCTACGGGCAACTGCCAGCCGTCGTACTACCGATCTGGTTCGGTTATATCTTCAGGAAATTGGCCGGGTTCGGTTACTAGGGCGAGATGAGGAAGTCTCGGAAGCTCAAAAAGTCCAGCGTCATATGCGGTTGCTGGAGCTGAGAAATGATACTGCCAACCAGGCAGATCCAGTGATTCAGCCGTATGTGCATCTGATTGAAGTACACGATCGTCTAGCATCTCAGTTGGGGCACCGTCCTTCTTTGGAACGGTGGGCGACGGAAGCGGGTATTGAGCTGAGCAACCTGAAGCCTACATTAGCTGCTGGGAAGCGTCGCTGGGCAGAAGTAGCAGGTCTGGCAGTTGAAGAGCTAGAGCGGATTCAGGCCACTGGCATTCGCGCCAAAGAACACATGATCAAGGCCAACCTGCGTCTAGTGGTTTCTGTGGCGAAGAAGTATCAAAATCGCGGACTGGAATTGTTGGATTTAGTCCAGGAAGGAACCCTTGGGCTAGAACGGGCGGTTGAGAAGTTCGATCCGACCAAGGGTTATCGGTTTAGCACCTATGCTTACTGGTGGATTCGTCAAGGAATTACCAGAGCGATCGCGACTCAAAGTCGTACTATCCGCCTGCCGGTTCACATCACCGAAAAGCTCAACAAAATTAAGAAAGCTCAGCGCAAAATTTCTCAAGAAAAAGGTCGCACGGCAAGCATTGAGGATATCGGCGTTGAGTTAGAAATGACACCGGAGCAGGTACGGGAAGTTTTACTTCGGGTGCCTCGTTCTGTCTCTTTAGAAATTAAAGTAGGAAAGGAGAAAGACACGGAACTAGGGGACTTGCTGGAAACAGACAGCATATCTCCCGAAGAAGTGTTGATGCGAGAAGCTTTACACCGAGATTTGCAGCAGCTGCTTGCCGATCTCACCAGCCGCGAGCGAGATGTGATTCGGATGCGGTTTGGCTTAGGAGATGGTCATCCTTACTCCTTGGCAGAAATTGGTCGCGCTCTGGATTTATCTAGAGAACGAGTTCGTCAAATTGAAGCCAAAGCTTTACAAAAGTTGCGGCAACCCAAGCGCCGCAACCGTGTACGCGACTATCTGGAGTCCTTGGGCTAA